Proteins found in one Solitalea lacus genomic segment:
- a CDS encoding c-type cytochrome codes for MASSDESQQTEATATIDTKVHSDSKGIGKFTDVKVDGLNADHATKGKTVFDSKCSACHRVDETKVVGPGLKGVTKRRTPEWIMNMITNPAEMTQKDPVAKALLAEHLTQMTFQNVSDDETRQILEFLRKNDL; via the coding sequence ATGGCTTCATCTGATGAAAGTCAGCAAACTGAAGCCACCGCCACAATAGACACAAAAGTGCACAGCGACAGCAAAGGTATAGGAAAATTTACCGATGTAAAAGTTGATGGACTTAACGCCGACCACGCCACTAAAGGAAAAACCGTTTTCGATTCGAAATGTTCAGCCTGTCATAGAGTGGATGAGACTAAAGTTGTTGGCCCTGGCTTAAAAGGTGTCACCAAACGACGTACACCTGAGTGGATTATGAACATGATCACCAACCCAGCTGAAATGACCCAAAAAGACCCGGTGGCCAAAGCACTACTGGCAGAACACCTTACCCAAATGACCTTCCAAAACGTATCTGACGATGAAACCAGACAAATTTTGGAGTTCTTACGTAAAAATGACCTGTAA
- the nosZ gene encoding Sec-dependent nitrous-oxide reductase: MSLSTPYSKLVLATAVAAVTFTTACKPKKAETVISGDAAQKVYVAPGKLDEVYLFASGGFSGQVAAYGLPSGRLLKVIPVFSQNPENGWGYSEETKAMLNTSHGFIPWDDAHHPQISKTDGSDDGRWLFINGNNTPRIARINLATFKTEEILEIPNSGGNHSSPYCTENTEYVVAGTRFSVPIEGNTDVPINTYKENFRGALSFVKVDPKEGHMNIAFQLLVPGVNYDLARSGKGASHGWMFFTCYNSEQANTLLEVNASQRDKDFIMAVNWKKAEEYLKQGKGKKTPTTYYHNNYDERTHSASSKVEKEVLTLDTRVLKDIVYFIPCPKSPHGADVSPDGESIVASGKLAAVIPVFSFKKMTDAIAKKTFESEFDKVPVIKYEAALAGEVQKPGLGPLHTEFDDKGYAYTSMFVSSEIVKWKVDTREVVDRIPTYYSIGHLCVVGGDNKKPYGKYAIALNKITKDRYLPTGPELTQSAQLFDITGEKMNLLLDFPTIGEPHYAQACPADVILKNQKKIFELSKNEHPYAVKNEKETKIVRNGKRVDVWMTAIRSHLAPDNIEGIKLGDEVYFHITNLEQDWDVPHGFAVKGAENAELLIMPGETQTIKWTPKSTGIFPFYCTDFCSALHQEMQGYARVSPANSTVALKSGIGETAPKNELAKN; the protein is encoded by the coding sequence ATGAGTTTATCAACTCCATATTCAAAACTGGTGTTGGCCACAGCAGTGGCTGCTGTAACCTTCACTACCGCTTGTAAACCTAAAAAAGCAGAAACAGTGATTTCGGGTGATGCTGCACAGAAAGTGTACGTTGCTCCCGGCAAATTAGACGAGGTGTATCTGTTCGCTTCAGGCGGCTTTAGTGGCCAGGTTGCCGCATATGGCTTACCTTCGGGCCGACTACTTAAAGTGATTCCGGTATTTTCGCAAAACCCTGAAAACGGATGGGGTTATTCTGAAGAAACCAAGGCCATGCTTAATACCTCACACGGCTTTATTCCTTGGGATGATGCCCACCACCCTCAGATTTCCAAAACCGATGGTTCTGACGACGGGCGTTGGTTGTTTATCAACGGAAATAATACACCCCGTATAGCACGCATTAACCTCGCAACATTTAAAACCGAGGAAATTCTTGAGATTCCCAATTCTGGCGGTAACCACTCTTCGCCTTACTGTACCGAAAACACCGAATACGTAGTGGCTGGTACTCGGTTTAGTGTTCCAATTGAAGGCAACACTGATGTTCCTATCAATACGTATAAAGAAAACTTCCGCGGGGCCCTTTCTTTCGTAAAAGTAGACCCGAAAGAAGGTCACATGAATATTGCCTTCCAGCTTTTGGTTCCGGGCGTAAACTATGACTTGGCCCGAAGTGGCAAAGGAGCTTCACATGGCTGGATGTTCTTCACTTGCTATAACTCTGAACAGGCCAACACTTTGTTGGAAGTAAATGCCAGTCAGCGCGACAAGGACTTTATTATGGCCGTAAACTGGAAAAAAGCAGAAGAGTATTTGAAACAGGGAAAAGGCAAAAAAACACCAACCACCTATTATCACAACAATTACGATGAGCGAACACATTCAGCAAGTTCTAAAGTTGAAAAAGAGGTGTTAACACTCGATACACGGGTACTAAAGGACATTGTTTACTTTATCCCTTGTCCTAAGTCGCCACACGGTGCCGATGTAAGTCCGGATGGAGAAAGCATAGTTGCCAGCGGTAAATTGGCAGCCGTTATTCCGGTGTTTTCATTTAAAAAGATGACTGATGCCATTGCCAAAAAAACGTTCGAAAGCGAGTTTGACAAAGTACCAGTTATTAAATATGAAGCCGCTTTAGCCGGTGAGGTACAAAAACCTGGTTTAGGCCCTCTGCATACCGAATTTGATGACAAAGGTTATGCTTATACTTCAATGTTCGTATCATCAGAAATTGTAAAATGGAAAGTGGATACCCGCGAAGTAGTTGACCGTATTCCTACCTATTACTCAATCGGCCACTTATGTGTAGTAGGGGGCGATAACAAAAAACCATATGGTAAATATGCAATTGCACTGAATAAAATTACTAAAGATCGCTACCTGCCTACAGGACCTGAGTTAACTCAATCGGCGCAGTTGTTTGATATTACGGGAGAGAAGATGAATCTCTTGTTAGACTTCCCTACCATTGGAGAGCCTCACTATGCCCAAGCCTGCCCTGCCGATGTAATCTTGAAGAATCAGAAAAAGATTTTCGAACTAAGCAAAAATGAACACCCTTATGCTGTTAAGAATGAAAAAGAAACCAAAATAGTTCGTAACGGTAAACGGGTGGATGTATGGATGACTGCCATTCGCTCACACCTTGCACCTGATAATATTGAAGGTATAAAATTGGGCGATGAAGTATATTTCCACATAACTAACTTAGAACAAGATTGGGACGTACCGCATGGTTTTGCAGTAAAAGGCGCCGAAAACGCTGAGTTACTAATTATGCCGGGAGAAACTCAAACCATAAAATGGACACCTAAATCAACTGGGATATTTCCATTCTATTGTACTGACTTCTGCTCGGCCCTGCATCAGGAAATGCAAGGATATGCTCGCGTTTCTCCAGCTAATTCAACCGTTGCTTTAAAATCCGGAATCGGTGAAACAGCTCCTAAAAACGAACTTGCTAAAAATTAA
- a CDS encoding tetratricopeptide repeat protein, with amino-acid sequence MKKLVLTIAMVIVSTCAMLAQTISKADSLYQIALKHYDNKEAEKAIKGFEEVLQINPKHIDALFNLAALQYEAGNKQKAIDLFQRSAALGDSQSKEILKKQLNVRLNYADTMDVADVDQFPVLLIGDKPEDLFFNNNINTKLLKTIGEKVIQSAEIKKRIFEVEAANKNIQVAEISQVKLTAGLLFGKDGSITVIPADENFADRKLIIDLMTVSGQLGKVKPAQYDGKPVCARYYSIPLMFYKEEKK; translated from the coding sequence ATGAAAAAATTAGTCCTTACCATAGCAATGGTTATAGTTTCTACTTGCGCTATGCTAGCCCAAACCATTTCAAAAGCGGACAGTCTTTATCAAATTGCTTTAAAACATTATGATAATAAAGAAGCTGAAAAGGCCATTAAGGGATTTGAAGAAGTTCTGCAAATAAATCCTAAACACATTGATGCCCTATTTAACCTGGCGGCTTTACAATACGAAGCAGGAAACAAACAGAAAGCAATAGACCTTTTTCAGCGTTCAGCAGCTTTAGGAGACAGCCAATCAAAAGAAATTTTGAAAAAGCAATTAAACGTTCGTTTAAATTATGCTGACACTATGGATGTTGCTGATGTTGACCAATTTCCTGTGCTTTTGATTGGGGATAAACCTGAAGATTTGTTTTTCAACAATAACATTAACACCAAATTATTAAAGACTATTGGTGAAAAAGTGATACAATCCGCTGAAATAAAAAAACGCATTTTTGAGGTGGAAGCGGCTAATAAAAATATTCAGGTTGCTGAAATTTCTCAAGTGAAATTGACAGCCGGATTGTTGTTTGGAAAAGATGGTAGTATTACTGTTATTCCTGCAGATGAAAACTTTGCAGATCGAAAACTAATTATTGATCTTATGACCGTTTCCGGACAATTGGGTAAGGTAAAACCAGCACAATATGATGGAAAACCGGTTTGTGCACGTTATTATTCTATTCCATTGATGTTCTATAAAGAAGAGAAAAAATAA
- a CDS encoding YebC/PmpR family DNA-binding transcriptional regulator encodes MGRAFEARKQSKMKRWGKMAKLFTRIGKDIVIAVKAGGPNPESNARLRVIMQNAKGANMPKDRIEAAIKRATDKDTSSYEEIVYEGYGPYKVAILVETSTDNINRTVGNVRSYITRSGGTLGTSGLLNFIFERKAVFRVAAEGVNVEELEFDLIDFGAEEVFQDENEITITTEFEDFGRMQKALEDKGLNIISSEFERFCTTYKEVSAEQEAEVQKLIDKLEEDDDVNAVYHNMAPREEA; translated from the coding sequence ATGGGAAGAGCATTTGAAGCTAGAAAGCAGAGTAAAATGAAACGCTGGGGTAAAATGGCTAAGCTGTTTACCCGTATCGGTAAAGATATTGTAATTGCAGTAAAAGCAGGTGGTCCTAACCCTGAATCGAATGCACGCTTACGCGTAATTATGCAAAACGCCAAAGGTGCTAACATGCCTAAAGACCGGATTGAAGCTGCTATTAAGCGCGCAACCGATAAGGATACCTCTAGCTACGAAGAAATTGTTTATGAAGGTTATGGCCCTTATAAGGTAGCTATTCTGGTGGAAACCTCTACCGATAACATAAACCGTACCGTAGGCAATGTACGTAGCTATATTACTCGCTCGGGTGGAACTTTAGGTACTTCAGGATTATTGAACTTCATTTTTGAACGCAAAGCTGTTTTCCGTGTAGCCGCAGAGGGTGTAAACGTCGAGGAGTTGGAGTTTGATTTAATTGACTTTGGAGCTGAAGAAGTTTTCCAGGATGAAAACGAAATTACCATTACCACCGAATTTGAAGACTTTGGAAGAATGCAAAAAGCCCTGGAAGATAAAGGATTAAATATCATCAGCTCTGAATTTGAACGTTTCTGTACTACTTACAAAGAAGTTTCAGCCGAACAGGAAGCTGAGGTTCAAAAACTAATTGACAAACTGGAAGAAGATGATGACGTGAATGCTGTGTATCACAACATGGCTCCGCGTGAAGAAGCATAA
- a CDS encoding RrF2 family transcriptional regulator, whose protein sequence is MLSKTCEYAIRALVYIVYKSGNGNKLGIKDIAKEIGSPEHFTAKILQTLSRQGIISSTKGPNGGFYIEKDSNPIPIINVIKAIDGSKPLGTCVLGLKECNDLQPCPLHDNYKLIKLSLITLFTTKTIQDLAADVAKGKVLNIVLETK, encoded by the coding sequence ATGCTTTCGAAAACCTGTGAATATGCAATCAGAGCTCTTGTTTATATTGTTTATAAGAGTGGAAACGGCAATAAGCTGGGAATAAAGGATATTGCCAAAGAAATTGGTTCGCCTGAGCATTTTACAGCCAAAATACTGCAAACACTTTCGCGGCAAGGGATAATTTCTTCTACCAAGGGCCCTAACGGTGGTTTTTATATTGAAAAAGACAGCAATCCGATACCCATCATCAATGTAATAAAAGCCATTGACGGCTCCAAACCGCTTGGAACCTGTGTGCTTGGGTTAAAGGAATGCAACGATCTGCAACCCTGCCCGCTACATGACAATTACAAGCTTATCAAGCTTTCATTAATAACCCTTTTCACTACCAAAACCATTCAGGATTTAGCTGCCGATGTGGCTAAAGGAAAGGTATTAAACATCGTTTTAGAAACTAAATAA
- a CDS encoding metal-sulfur cluster assembly factor → MEIDILKNKPFFIAELYENLRSVIDPELGINIVDLGLVYNIEVWEHSKEINVTMTLSTKGCPAGEFIINCIWERLKQRHPDWQVEVQLVWEPEWTVDNISEEGKTQLGLN, encoded by the coding sequence ATGGAAATCGATATTCTGAAAAATAAACCTTTTTTTATCGCAGAATTATATGAAAATTTACGCAGTGTTATCGACCCGGAACTGGGTATAAACATTGTTGACCTTGGTTTAGTTTATAACATTGAGGTATGGGAACATTCGAAAGAAATCAATGTCACCATGACACTCTCAACCAAAGGCTGTCCCGCCGGTGAATTCATCATAAACTGTATCTGGGAACGACTGAAACAACGGCATCCGGATTGGCAGGTTGAGGTGCAACTTGTATGGGAACCAGAATGGACGGTAGATAACATTAGTGAAGAAGGTAAAACTCAACTTGGATTAAATTAA
- a CDS encoding DUF2490 domain-containing protein, whose translation MKLLKLILTALAFILYTNSSSAQQKQIWTDGNIQYKFNKNWILFSDFSSRITVEGYKQNIFTLRSSIGYKLAPKLVASAGLAWFYTDEPGSVNTNEIRIFEGIRNEFTVLKRVSLSQFLRLEQRFFNGLVDQYSLRLRLQLGALVPLNHPQLQAKTWFLNFMAEPFTNLKGTSSNLFVNRYRFTAGTGYQFTSSLRSEFSYNSQPFRTANNPELRTGEQFVRLRFFYNFN comes from the coding sequence TTGAAACTGCTGAAACTCATTTTAACCGCTTTAGCTTTCATTCTTTATACTAATAGCTCATCAGCTCAACAAAAACAAATCTGGACCGATGGAAACATACAGTATAAATTCAATAAAAATTGGATCTTATTTTCTGACTTTAGCTCGAGGATAACCGTTGAAGGCTATAAGCAGAATATCTTTACATTAAGGAGTTCGATAGGCTATAAACTAGCTCCGAAATTAGTTGCATCGGCAGGTTTGGCTTGGTTTTATACGGATGAACCAGGCTCTGTCAATACCAATGAGATAAGAATTTTTGAGGGTATCCGAAATGAATTTACGGTCCTAAAACGTGTTTCTCTAAGCCAGTTTTTACGTTTGGAGCAACGCTTTTTCAATGGATTGGTAGATCAATATAGTTTACGTTTACGTTTACAATTGGGTGCATTAGTCCCATTAAATCATCCACAGTTACAAGCCAAAACTTGGTTCCTTAATTTTATGGCTGAACCCTTTACTAACCTAAAAGGCACATCAAGCAATTTATTCGTTAACAGATACCGGTTTACTGCTGGTACAGGCTATCAATTCACTTCCAGCTTAAGATCTGAGTTTAGTTACAATTCACAACCGTTTAGAACCGCGAACAATCCTGAACTAAGGACGGGTGAGCAATTTGTTAGGCTCCGTTTTTTTTATAATTTCAATTAG
- the ric gene encoding iron-sulfur cluster repair di-iron protein: MNNMEILDVTVLEPKQKHPTIFNLFDKLQPGEGFIIHNDHDPKPLYYQLLAERGAIFSWEYLLEGPEWWKVRISKNAVGENDRTVGELVAKDFRKAEVFKKFGIDFCCGGKKSVKQVCAEKGVNYDELETALNATANLDTKAENYDQWSVEFLVDYIVNKHHTYVKESLPIMLEFAQKVARVHGDNHPENIEIAEKVHALAAELNMHLMKEERVLFPYIQQLGKLKRENKSAGTPTFGTVKNPVNMMEMEHDSAGELMQAISKLSNNYTPPADACTTYRVLYAKLQEFENDLHNHIHLENNILFPKAIELETELMGKDEPLESAENSCSVKP, encoded by the coding sequence ATGAACAACATGGAAATATTGGACGTAACCGTTCTGGAACCTAAACAAAAGCACCCCACAATTTTTAACCTATTTGATAAATTACAACCAGGAGAAGGCTTTATTATTCATAATGATCATGATCCAAAGCCACTTTATTATCAGTTATTAGCCGAACGAGGGGCTATATTCAGCTGGGAATATTTATTGGAAGGTCCTGAATGGTGGAAAGTTCGAATAAGTAAAAATGCAGTTGGTGAAAATGACAGAACTGTAGGAGAATTAGTGGCAAAAGATTTCCGCAAGGCTGAAGTATTTAAAAAATTCGGAATTGACTTTTGCTGTGGTGGTAAAAAGTCGGTAAAGCAGGTATGTGCTGAAAAAGGCGTAAACTATGACGAATTGGAAACTGCACTGAATGCTACAGCAAACCTAGATACAAAAGCTGAAAACTATGATCAATGGTCAGTAGAGTTTTTAGTTGATTATATTGTAAATAAACATCACACCTATGTAAAAGAATCGTTGCCGATAATGCTTGAGTTTGCACAAAAGGTAGCGCGGGTTCATGGTGATAATCATCCTGAAAACATTGAAATCGCTGAAAAAGTTCATGCGCTAGCAGCCGAACTCAACATGCACCTGATGAAAGAAGAGCGGGTACTTTTCCCTTATATTCAACAACTTGGTAAACTAAAAAGAGAAAACAAATCTGCGGGTACTCCAACTTTCGGAACAGTGAAAAACCCTGTGAATATGATGGAAATGGAGCATGATTCGGCTGGAGAGCTGATGCAAGCCATTAGCAAACTATCTAATAATTATACTCCCCCTGCCGATGCATGTACCACCTACAGGGTACTGTATGCCAAGCTACAAGAGTTTGAAAACGATTTACACAATCATATTCATTTAGAGAACAATATTTTGTTCCCCAAAGCTATTGAACTTGAAACAGAGCTGATGGGTAAAGATGAGCCGCTTGAATCGGCTGAAAATTCATGTTCAGTAAAACCTTAG
- a CDS encoding MarC family protein, whose amino-acid sequence MHLSFNEIISVTMILFAIIDILGSIPIVLELRNRVGHIQSEKATLVAMILMILFLFVGEKLLSIIGIDVKSFAIAGSLVIFFVAMEMVLGIHFFRDQMPETASIVPLAFPLIAGAGTMTTLLSLKAEYQTINIVLGIIINLLFVYFVLKNVSMLERLLGKSGVEILRKAFGVILLAIAIKLFRNNTGL is encoded by the coding sequence ATGCACTTATCTTTCAACGAAATTATTTCAGTAACAATGATCCTGTTTGCGATCATTGATATTTTAGGTTCAATTCCTATAGTACTTGAATTACGAAACCGAGTTGGTCATATTCAATCTGAAAAGGCCACCTTGGTAGCTATGATACTAATGATTCTCTTTTTATTTGTGGGAGAAAAACTATTAAGTATAATTGGAATCGATGTAAAATCATTTGCCATTGCAGGTTCGTTGGTGATCTTCTTTGTTGCCATGGAAATGGTTTTAGGTATTCATTTTTTTCGCGATCAGATGCCTGAAACTGCATCAATTGTACCCTTAGCTTTTCCATTAATTGCAGGAGCGGGAACTATGACCACATTGCTATCATTAAAAGCAGAATACCAAACCATCAACATCGTTTTAGGTATTATTATCAACTTACTTTTTGTTTATTTTGTACTGAAAAATGTAAGTATGCTTGAGCGCTTACTTGGGAAATCGGGAGTTGAAATTTTACGTAAGGCTTTTGGAGTGATCTTATTGGCCATTGCGATTAAATTGTTTAGAAACAATACTGGCCTTTAG
- a CDS encoding DUF2249 domain-containing protein: METENMVLLDVRPLLAQKQDPFKQIMEMVNTLQSSWGLLLITPFEPVPLYTVMQSKGFVYRTERKSNNEIHSYFEPDPLSVKNLAKEPECNFNYNDETFVSLLNTFKGKLHEVDVRELEMPQPMLTILEALEHLPEEHALLVHHKKIPLFLLPELKARNFEYLIYNKEKVEILIFR; the protein is encoded by the coding sequence ATGGAAACAGAAAATATGGTACTGCTGGATGTAAGGCCCCTTCTCGCGCAAAAGCAGGACCCATTTAAGCAAATTATGGAGATGGTAAACACACTCCAATCTAGCTGGGGCCTACTCTTGATTACTCCGTTTGAACCTGTTCCACTTTACACAGTGATGCAGTCAAAAGGTTTTGTTTACCGGACAGAGCGTAAAAGTAATAACGAGATACATTCCTACTTTGAACCCGATCCGTTATCAGTGAAAAACCTGGCAAAAGAACCGGAATGCAATTTCAACTATAACGATGAAACATTTGTAAGCCTGCTGAATACCTTTAAGGGCAAACTGCATGAAGTTGATGTAAGAGAACTGGAAATGCCGCAGCCCATGCTTACTATTTTGGAAGCGCTTGAGCATTTACCAGAGGAGCATGCCCTACTGGTTCACCATAAAAAAATACCACTTTTTCTGCTTCCCGAATTAAAGGCACGCAATTTTGAATACCTGATTTATAACAAAGAAAAGGTAGAGATTCTCATCTTCAGATAA
- a CDS encoding amino acid permease, translating into MNFRKPLESLIKESEAVGEHSLKRTLTSYHLVALGIGAIIGAGLFSITGGAAANNAGPAITISFIIAAVGCAFAGLCYAEFASMIPVAGSAYTYSYATLGEFIAWVIGWDLVLEYAVGAATVSISWSRYLVKFLDYYNIHLPAQMTMSPFDTATLADGSVISGVVNLPAVFIIVLMSLVLIKGTKESAFVNGIIVALKVAVVLIFIALGWAYIRTENYVPYVPQNTGTFGAFGFSGIVRAAAIVFFAYIGFDAVSTAAQEAKNPRKDMPIGILVSLLICTVLYILFAHVMTGVTNFTSFKGQDGIAPVAVAIDHMGTAGPDGTISPAFPWLNKAIIVAILAGYASVILVMLMGQSRVFFSMSKDGLLPKVFSEVNTKFRTPAKSNLLFMLFVSLFAAFVPARVVGEMTSIGTLFAFILVCIGIIVMRVKMPDAPRAFKTPLVPLVPILGVATCLFMMVFLPLDTWIRLIVWMIIGFTVYLTYGMKNSLLSDNKKETLFNSNKTISLIGIVLCILLIIVAVAHHLTAETPDTVIYMFSLIFAAVNILFYLYRAFSFKPTPKQIEVHS; encoded by the coding sequence ATGAATTTCAGAAAACCATTAGAGTCACTCATTAAAGAATCTGAAGCGGTTGGAGAACACTCACTTAAGAGAACTTTAACAAGCTATCATCTTGTTGCTTTGGGAATTGGAGCCATTATTGGAGCAGGCTTATTTTCAATTACAGGAGGAGCTGCAGCTAATAATGCAGGTCCGGCAATTACTATTTCGTTCATTATTGCTGCAGTTGGTTGTGCATTTGCTGGCTTGTGCTATGCTGAATTTGCTTCCATGATTCCGGTTGCAGGTAGTGCCTATACTTATTCATATGCCACTTTAGGCGAGTTTATTGCTTGGGTTATCGGCTGGGATTTGGTATTAGAGTATGCTGTTGGGGCCGCTACCGTATCTATCAGCTGGAGCAGATACCTGGTAAAATTCCTCGATTATTATAACATTCATTTACCGGCACAAATGACCATGTCACCATTTGATACAGCAACATTGGCTGATGGGTCAGTAATTTCAGGGGTTGTAAACTTACCGGCAGTATTCATCATTGTGTTAATGTCGTTGGTGTTAATTAAAGGAACAAAAGAATCTGCTTTTGTTAACGGTATTATCGTTGCCTTAAAAGTGGCGGTAGTTTTAATTTTTATAGCTTTAGGTTGGGCTTACATCAGAACCGAAAACTATGTTCCTTATGTTCCTCAAAATACAGGAACTTTTGGAGCCTTTGGTTTTAGCGGTATCGTTCGCGCTGCAGCTATTGTATTCTTTGCTTACATTGGTTTTGACGCGGTTTCAACTGCTGCCCAGGAAGCTAAAAATCCAAGAAAGGATATGCCTATTGGTATCCTGGTTTCGTTATTAATCTGTACCGTTCTTTATATTTTATTTGCACATGTTATGACTGGGGTAACCAATTTTACCTCATTTAAAGGACAGGATGGAATTGCCCCGGTAGCAGTTGCTATTGACCATATGGGTACAGCAGGTCCGGATGGAACTATTTCTCCGGCTTTCCCTTGGTTAAATAAAGCCATTATCGTTGCTATTCTTGCAGGATATGCTTCTGTAATTCTAGTAATGTTAATGGGACAGTCTCGTGTATTCTTCTCAATGAGTAAAGACGGTTTATTACCAAAAGTATTTTCTGAAGTAAATACCAAATTCCGAACTCCTGCAAAAAGTAATTTACTGTTTATGTTGTTTGTAAGTTTATTTGCAGCTTTTGTTCCAGCACGTGTAGTAGGTGAAATGACCAGTATCGGAACTTTATTCGCATTCATACTTGTATGTATTGGTATTATTGTAATGCGTGTTAAAATGCCTGATGCTCCAAGAGCATTTAAAACACCATTGGTTCCTTTAGTTCCAATTTTAGGTGTTGCCACCTGCTTGTTTATGATGGTGTTCCTTCCATTAGATACCTGGATCCGTTTAATTGTGTGGATGATTATTGGTTTTACAGTTTATCTGACATATGGAATGAAAAACAGCTTGTTATCAGACAATAAAAAAGAAACGTTATTTAACAGTAATAAAACTATTTCTCTAATAGGAATTGTTTTATGTATTCTTTTAATTATAGTAGCGGTTGCTCATCACTTAACTGCCGAAACTCCTGATACAGTAATCTATATGTTTTCGCTGATCTTTGCAGCAGTCAACATTTTATTCTATTTGTACAGGGCGTTCAGTTTTAAACCAACTCCTAAGCAAATTGAAGTACATTCATAG